Proteins encoded in a region of the Candidatus Zixiibacteriota bacterium genome:
- a CDS encoding DUF4175 family protein, with amino-acid sequence MTPMPSLDTLRSRIRRMRRTAVTMEWLTHISWMVTVTAAVFAAAALTAAIAVPPSPVRVGVVSLLGLALLLILALALAKATIWSPRDQRLALAVERRYPELRNRLIASLQLADRARSNPEGYSLELVDLTIRHATMMSEALDFSAAIDRARAKSAARFAGIALGAVLMLGILFPGLARRSWEAYSSPLADYSPAIPYSLTVTPGTTEAVKFDDFIVEARLDGLQLPRRIEVFVRSEGGDWRASDPQAAVRSEIARAGLRNESRLFRYIVPQVKRDFQYYVIAGDLTSPTYEVVAVDRPRNTSLRLEIIPPEYTGLPPTVIDANDGAVTAPFGSTVDLGLEANRRLSAALMVFPDGQRHPLDVRGRTAQTRFNVEKNTSYHLELADESGRTNPHPIEYAIAAIVDREPSVEIVWPGHDADLDDNMAVDLKIIARDDYGFSGLTLHTQWISEGRERAVRAYDIPESRVHAERIERAYFWDMAGWGLMPDDIVHYFVEVTDNDRLTGPKTARSKTYSVRLPSLDEMMTEFEESWDENLSAMDRVLSGEREMAQQIEKLSRELATDQSMEWEQQRNLQDLGARASDLEKQLDDITAEVKQQVDDAAERKLVSMEMLAKMLEAQRLFEEVATDEMREAQRKLQEALASMDPKDMERALADMQISQEEMLARLERTIEYLKRLKAEQTVDSFVKRMEQMLQQQESLNEQASSTESGQLPDLAPMQEKLKSQFDALAAEMAASEEALNEAGLAPPYEISQMCQSASQSDAPQHMQKTAQNMQQKDSKGSEQSGQQAAASLSELLQKMKEMQSKMNQDQFAETARQLRNALDQVLYLSDKQESMMADAEQLDPTSLSLRELAAEQEALRQATQHVARQMDEISKSSSCLSNNAGQGLQKAMGQMQQAAQALTERQGPIATRGQHESLFDLNQVAQELVNGMEKNNQQCNNPGQCNNPGGQGASMAQMEGLSQQQGRLNQQMPMPGGQGSGGMSEGERELLKRLKGEQEAIQRGVEDLNSQIGEDESQLGRLDKLAEEMQKVVEDMENNEVSEATRDRQRRIYARMLDFQHALQQQDFKDERKARQALGNYRMVAPGSLDATRGLTDEEYERLLTRYQEEGYPPEYEQTIKQYFRALVEKRGN; translated from the coding sequence ATGACACCGATGCCCAGCTTGGACACGCTCCGATCACGCATTCGCCGCATGCGCCGTACCGCGGTCACTATGGAATGGCTGACGCACATCAGTTGGATGGTGACCGTCACGGCCGCGGTGTTTGCCGCTGCCGCATTGACCGCAGCGATTGCGGTTCCGCCCTCTCCAGTTCGAGTCGGTGTCGTGTCGCTGTTGGGTCTGGCGCTGCTTCTGATCCTCGCGCTGGCTCTGGCCAAGGCAACGATCTGGTCTCCGCGCGATCAACGTCTTGCGCTGGCGGTGGAACGACGGTATCCCGAACTGCGAAATCGTTTGATCGCGTCTTTGCAGTTGGCCGATCGTGCCCGCTCGAACCCAGAGGGGTACTCTCTGGAATTGGTCGATTTGACCATCCGCCATGCCACTATGATGTCGGAGGCGCTCGATTTCTCGGCAGCGATAGACCGTGCCCGCGCCAAAAGTGCCGCCCGCTTTGCCGGAATTGCGCTGGGGGCCGTTCTGATGCTGGGCATTCTGTTTCCGGGATTGGCACGTCGTTCGTGGGAGGCCTACTCCTCGCCGTTGGCCGACTACTCTCCGGCGATACCATATTCCCTGACGGTCACTCCCGGGACGACCGAAGCCGTCAAGTTCGATGACTTTATCGTCGAGGCGCGGCTCGACGGACTTCAGTTGCCGCGGCGGATTGAAGTGTTCGTGCGCTCCGAGGGGGGCGACTGGCGCGCCAGTGATCCGCAGGCGGCTGTCAGATCTGAGATCGCGCGGGCCGGTCTCCGGAATGAGTCACGCCTGTTTCGCTACATCGTCCCACAAGTCAAACGCGACTTTCAATACTATGTTATAGCCGGCGATCTGACATCGCCGACCTACGAGGTCGTCGCGGTCGACCGTCCGCGCAACACGTCGCTGCGACTGGAGATCATACCGCCCGAATACACGGGGCTGCCGCCGACCGTCATCGACGCCAACGACGGCGCGGTGACTGCGCCCTTCGGCAGCACGGTCGATCTCGGCTTGGAAGCGAACCGTCGCCTGTCGGCGGCGTTGATGGTTTTTCCCGACGGTCAGCGTCATCCGCTGGACGTGCGCGGGCGCACGGCGCAAACGCGGTTTAACGTCGAGAAGAACACCTCATATCATCTCGAGCTGGCCGACGAATCGGGACGCACCAATCCGCACCCGATCGAATACGCCATCGCGGCGATCGTCGATCGTGAACCGTCGGTGGAAATCGTCTGGCCGGGGCACGATGCCGATCTGGACGACAACATGGCCGTCGACCTGAAGATCATCGCCCGCGACGACTACGGATTCTCCGGTCTCACCCTGCACACCCAGTGGATTTCGGAGGGGCGTGAACGCGCGGTCCGCGCGTATGACATCCCCGAGAGCCGCGTGCACGCCGAACGCATCGAGCGCGCCTACTTCTGGGATATGGCGGGCTGGGGTTTGATGCCCGATGATATCGTGCACTATTTCGTCGAGGTTACCGACAACGACCGTCTCACCGGGCCCAAGACTGCCCGCAGCAAGACCTACTCGGTGCGCCTGCCGTCACTTGATGAGATGATGACCGAGTTTGAAGAGAGCTGGGATGAGAATCTCTCGGCGATGGACCGGGTCTTGTCGGGTGAACGCGAGATGGCGCAGCAGATCGAAAAGCTCAGCCGCGAACTCGCGACCGATCAATCGATGGAGTGGGAGCAGCAGCGCAACCTGCAGGATTTGGGCGCGCGCGCCTCCGATCTGGAAAAGCAGCTCGACGACATCACCGCGGAAGTGAAACAGCAGGTCGACGATGCCGCCGAGCGCAAGCTCGTATCGATGGAGATGCTCGCCAAGATGTTGGAAGCGCAGCGTCTTTTTGAAGAGGTCGCCACCGACGAGATGCGCGAGGCGCAGCGCAAGCTGCAGGAAGCGCTCGCGTCGATGGATCCCAAGGACATGGAACGCGCGCTGGCCGACATGCAGATCAGTCAGGAAGAGATGCTGGCGCGGCTGGAACGGACGATCGAATACCTCAAGCGCTTGAAGGCCGAGCAGACAGTCGACTCGTTCGTGAAGCGGATGGAGCAAATGCTCCAGCAGCAGGAATCGCTCAACGAGCAGGCATCATCGACCGAATCCGGGCAGCTTCCCGATTTGGCACCGATGCAGGAGAAGCTGAAATCGCAGTTCGATGCACTCGCAGCCGAGATGGCGGCATCGGAGGAAGCGCTCAATGAGGCGGGACTGGCACCCCCATACGAGATTTCGCAAATGTGCCAGTCGGCGAGCCAGAGCGATGCGCCACAGCACATGCAGAAAACCGCCCAGAACATGCAGCAGAAAGATTCCAAAGGCAGCGAGCAGAGCGGGCAGCAGGCGGCCGCTTCGTTGAGCGAGTTGCTCCAGAAGATGAAGGAAATGCAGAGCAAGATGAATCAGGATCAATTCGCGGAAACCGCCAGGCAGTTGCGCAATGCGCTCGATCAGGTGCTCTACCTGTCCGACAAACAGGAGAGCATGATGGCCGACGCGGAGCAGCTTGATCCGACTTCGCTCTCGCTGCGGGAATTGGCCGCCGAACAGGAAGCGCTGCGTCAGGCGACCCAGCACGTGGCGCGGCAGATGGATGAGATTTCCAAGAGCTCAAGCTGCCTGTCCAACAATGCCGGTCAGGGTTTGCAGAAGGCGATGGGCCAGATGCAGCAGGCGGCGCAGGCGTTGACCGAACGGCAGGGTCCGATTGCCACGCGCGGCCAGCATGAGTCGCTCTTTGATCTAAATCAAGTGGCGCAGGAACTGGTCAACGGGATGGAGAAAAACAATCAACAATGCAACAACCCCGGGCAGTGCAACAATCCCGGCGGCCAGGGCGCCTCGATGGCCCAGATGGAAGGACTGTCGCAACAGCAGGGGCGTCTCAATCAGCAGATGCCGATGCCCGGAGGACAAGGTTCCGGCGGCATGAGCGAGGGCGAACGCGAATTGCTCAAACGGCTCAAGGGGGAGCAGGAAGCGATCCAGCGTGGAGTCGAGGACCTCAATTCGCAGATCGGCGAAGACGAGAGCCAACTCGGACGGCTCGACAAGCTGGCCGAAGAGATGCAAAAAGTCGTCGAAGATATGGAGAACAACGAAGTCTCCGAGGCCACGCGCGACCGTCAGCGCCGCATCTACGCCCGCATGCTCGACTTCCAGCACGCGCTGCAGCAACAGGATTTCAAGGATGAACGGAAGGCCCGTCAGGCGCTGGGCAACTACCGCATGGTCGCTCCCGGCTCACTCGACGCCACCCGCGGCCTCACCGACGAGGAATACGAGCGCCTGCTGACCCGCTATCAGGAAGAGGGCTATCCACCCGAGTACGAGCAGACGATCAAGCAGTACTTCCGCGCGTTGGTTGAAAAACGCGGGAATTGA
- a CDS encoding DUF4159 domain-containing protein, with translation MHYQGGGDWYWGGSAIPNLLDFISENTSVPVNIEEVRVRPSEDKLFYFPFVFATGHGNIRFSDDEITRMRRYLTGGGFWLINDSYGMDPSVRRELKRIFPDRELVELPYSHEIYQAPYRFASGPPKIHEHDGKQPRGYAILDGDRVCVFYVVESDIGDGWEDPHVHEDPPDKRLAALQMGTNIAIYALTH, from the coding sequence ATGCACTACCAGGGGGGTGGAGACTGGTACTGGGGCGGGTCGGCGATTCCAAACCTGCTGGATTTCATATCCGAGAACACATCCGTTCCGGTCAACATCGAAGAAGTGCGCGTTCGGCCGTCGGAGGACAAGCTGTTTTACTTCCCGTTCGTGTTCGCGACCGGCCACGGCAACATTCGCTTTTCCGACGATGAGATCACGCGGATGCGCCGGTATCTCACCGGCGGCGGGTTTTGGCTCATCAATGATTCTTACGGGATGGACCCGTCCGTCCGACGCGAACTCAAACGCATATTCCCCGACCGCGAATTGGTCGAGTTGCCTTATTCACACGAAATCTACCAGGCACCATATCGCTTCGCATCCGGACCCCCGAAGATTCACGAGCACGACGGCAAGCAGCCACGTGGCTATGCCATCCTCGATGGCGACCGAGTCTGCGTGTTTTATGTGGTGGAATCCGATATCGGCGATGGCTGGGAAGACCCGCATGTCCACGAAGACCCTCCTGACAAGCGTCTGGCTGCCCTTCAGATGGGGACCAACATCGCCATCTACGCCCTGACGCATTAG
- a CDS encoding sigma-70 family RNA polymerase sigma factor codes for MSEMPDDLLLSGVATADESRPERFPALFYMSPPYREFAFRERERTLPEMVYVPVKTVRDEVFIINWNLDWNAGRFRHNLYSRGVYRMHRSRRFRWLRQAADKDLQFLPQGTWHNYLAHIPAYHLLPLQELKRAGLPLFREGTWPFAFLFDQEQLLPRDLDERVSRAFARIVWPLLNSQSHLSAYAESDPIRILAHNIDFWLPYLNEVIARRIDGLGRLPVVSQEQAGILYKVNSSLPEGLSLERDYYGGNVWSGEAEAREVLRELVELADGKGNLRAILDAVKCNRLVDDFSAKWSYAREDFERKLYCKRSKIRPTFVQLDDTIPVHGPQSEVHENLLWQDFLVLLNPKERRVVVCLRNGVTKLGDIAKELGYSNHSPISKMLARVRKKARQFIDG; via the coding sequence ATGAGCGAGATGCCTGACGATTTGTTACTGAGTGGGGTTGCGACCGCGGATGAATCGCGCCCGGAGCGGTTCCCGGCCCTATTCTATATGAGCCCGCCTTACAGAGAATTTGCATTTCGCGAGCGTGAGAGAACACTGCCCGAGATGGTCTATGTACCTGTGAAAACCGTCCGCGATGAGGTTTTCATCATCAATTGGAATTTAGATTGGAACGCTGGCAGATTCAGGCACAATCTGTATTCGAGAGGCGTGTATCGAATGCACCGTTCACGGCGATTCCGATGGCTCAGGCAAGCGGCTGATAAAGACTTGCAATTCCTGCCACAGGGCACATGGCACAACTACCTCGCGCACATACCCGCCTACCACCTGCTTCCTCTTCAAGAGCTCAAGCGAGCTGGCCTGCCGCTATTCCGGGAAGGGACTTGGCCATTCGCCTTCTTGTTCGACCAGGAACAACTGTTACCGCGAGACCTTGACGAGCGCGTTTCACGGGCGTTCGCGCGCATCGTGTGGCCGCTACTGAATAGCCAATCCCATCTTTCCGCCTATGCGGAGTCGGATCCCATCCGAATTTTGGCGCATAACATAGACTTCTGGTTGCCGTATCTCAATGAGGTCATCGCACGGAGAATCGACGGACTGGGCAGACTACCAGTCGTCAGCCAAGAGCAAGCTGGGATTCTGTACAAGGTGAACTCGTCTCTGCCCGAAGGACTCAGCCTTGAGCGGGACTACTATGGCGGCAATGTTTGGAGCGGTGAAGCTGAAGCGCGCGAAGTGCTTCGTGAATTGGTGGAATTGGCAGACGGGAAGGGGAACCTGCGGGCTATATTGGATGCTGTCAAGTGCAATCGGCTTGTTGACGACTTCTCGGCTAAGTGGTCATACGCTCGAGAGGATTTCGAACGAAAGCTCTACTGCAAACGGTCGAAGATCAGGCCTACATTCGTTCAACTTGACGACACAATCCCGGTCCACGGGCCCCAATCCGAAGTTCACGAGAATCTTCTCTGGCAGGATTTTCTTGTGCTACTGAACCCAAAGGAGAGACGCGTAGTCGTTTGCCTCAGAAATGGTGTAACGAAGCTCGGCGATATCGCGAAGGAGCTTGGTTACAGTAATCACTCGCCTATATCCAAGATGCTGGCACGCGTGCGAAAAAAGGCTCGCCAGTTCATTGACGGCTAA